One genomic region from Zalophus californianus isolate mZalCal1 chromosome 2, mZalCal1.pri.v2, whole genome shotgun sequence encodes:
- the LOC113924103 gene encoding beta-defensin 43-like, which produces MRVLHSILGVLALLSIVPQARTLFVKYTCSLEAYNCRMKCNADEHAIRYCADWTICCKGRKTKLQKKKKW; this is translated from the exons ATGAGGGTCTTGCATTCCATCCTTGGAGTCCTTGCTTTGCTGTCCATAGTTCCTCAAG ccAGGACCTTATTTGTTAAATACACGTGCTCTTTAGAAGCCTATAACTGCAGAATGAAGTGCAATGCTGATGAACATGCAATCAGATACTGCGCTGACTGGACCATCTGCTGCAAAGGGAGGAAAACTAaacttcagaaaaagaagaagtggtag